A portion of the Musa acuminata AAA Group cultivar baxijiao chromosome BXJ1-1, Cavendish_Baxijiao_AAA, whole genome shotgun sequence genome contains these proteins:
- the LOC135678899 gene encoding transcription factor WRKY19-like gives MGSSTGSELESPLVAELARALELARQLESLLSNPAPIDLCKSVAPEILSSIQRSILMAKSSDPDAEQQAAGDSPRSESSSPAFKVHDRKELIKKRKTLHKWTNQVRLTPGTGGVEGSVDDGYSWRKYGQKDILGAKHPRAYYRCTHRHTQGCSATKQVQRSDEDPLMFDITYVGAHTCLQKPQRASASACQVPQRREHQKEDLLLSFEAGLKVKTEVAELEEAQRQSCREGNEFHVFSAPALNLSPVASESIYFSSFDDGINLQTSDSEITEMISRSNSASYLSLVDMDFMLEELDFERDFQFDASSFFS, from the exons ATGGGGAGCAGCACAGGAAGTGAGCTCGAAAGCCCTCTCGTGGCCGAGCTAGCTCGAGCTCTCGAGTTGGCCAGGCAGCTGGAATCCCTTCTCAGCAACCCTGCCCCAATTGACTTGTGCAAGTCCGTGGCGCCCGAGATATTGTCATCCATTCAGAGGTCCATCCTCATGGCGAAATCGAGCGATCCCGACGCCGAGCAGCAGGCGGCTGGCGACAGCCCCCGCAGCGAGAGTTCCAGCCCGGCGTTCAAGGTTCACGACCGCAAGGAGCTCATCAAGAAAAG GAAGACGCTGCACAAATGGACGAATCAAGTGAGGCTCACCCCGGGCACCGGAGGAGTCGAAGGGTCTGTGGATGACGGCTACAGCTGGAGAAAGTACGGGCAGAAGGACATCCTGGGAGCCAAACATCCGAG AGCCTACTACAGGTGCACGCACCGCCACACCCAGGGCTGCTCTGCGACGAAGCAAGTGCAGAGATCGGACGAGGACCCTCTGATGTTCGACATCACCTACGTCGGGGCTCATACCTGCCTCCAGAAGCCACAGCGAGCCTCGGCATCCGCATGCCAGGTGCCGCAGCGGCGGGAACACCAGAAGGAGGACCTGCTGCTGAGCTTTGAAGCAGGCTTGAAGGTCAAGACCGAAGTCGCGGAATTGGAGGAAGCGCAGCGGCAGAGTTGTCGAGAAGGAAATGAATTCCACGTCTTCTCCGCGCCGGCCTTAAACCTGTCGCCGGTGGCGTCGGAGTCGATCTACTTCAGCAGCTTTGATGATGGCATCAACCTACAGACTTCGGACTCGGAGATCACCGAGATGATATCtagaagcaattcagcgagctacTTGTCTCTGGTGGACATGGATTTCATGCTGGAGGAGCTGGACTTCGAACGGGACTTCCAGTTCGATGCCTCAAGCTTCTTCTCGTGA